In the Populus trichocarpa isolate Nisqually-1 chromosome 1, P.trichocarpa_v4.1, whole genome shotgun sequence genome, GAGCAATCCCAGGACCAAAAAAGCCAATTGACTGCAGGGAAGATGATTTGATGCTTGCTATAAAATTGTAGGAGGAAAATCAAGattacatgcatgcatgcagacaatcaaaacaaaaggagataGAAATGAGATGTAGTTGCAgtcatattaaaagaaaaaagaaaaagaaagggagagaCCTGCATGATTTTTCGAGTCAAAGTGACACTGATACCACTGCGTATCAACATGTCTGACCACGTACCACCAAAGTATCCCATAAATCCCATCACACTCCATGGAACGGCACTAAACCATGCTGCTTGTTTGAGGTCAACATGATATATCTGTTCACGTCATCCACTTTTAGCCCTTGTTTAGCATATCTTCCAGTAAATATGTGCATGCAATGCATATAGAGAACCACAATGATAGAAATGAAGTTGGCCTTACAGTGTTAAAATAAATGGGCATCCAGGAGAGAATAACAAAAAATCCCTgcagaattattttaaaacatttcaaaatattagCACCAGAAGGTGATAGTGCTCATCCTCAGTACAGTTGAATCTAGATATTAGATGCAAAACACTTCCACATATTCCAACCATTCCAAGCAACATATTTAGCATAGGAGAAGAAAATTAATGACAAattctagattaaaaaaatgatgtgtgAAGTACCCAGCTATGCATTGCATTGGCAATAATTAGGGACCAAGTTGGCATCTTCGAAAGCAAGCGCCTGAAAGGAGGGATTATTCTGTTTGTCTTAGGCTTATTCTCCATGGGAAATGATTTCCACCCCTTGTTTAATATGTACTCCAATTCATATTTTGATATCTGGGAACTGCGGTCAGGAGTACTTGATATTGCagataaccaaaccaaaacccaCAGGAATCCAGATAGTCCAAAAATCACAAACGGCCCAAATATTCCACCTTTTGACATTAGGATTGGAGATAGCATGAGTCCTATTGCATTTCCAAATTGAAATCCAGCCATTGCAATCCCAACAGCCCTGGCTCGTTCTGTCTGTGGGAACcatctaaaagaaaaggtttataCAGTTTCTTCAACATTTTAGCTTCACCACCTTTCTAACTACAAACTAGAATCATATACTATATCATAAAACCATGCTGACCAACATCAAACAGGAGAATTAAATGAGATCATCGATACCTTGCTATCATGTTGTTCATACAAGGAAGAGCCACACCTTCAGCAATGCCAAGCATCGCTCGTGTAGCAAGTAGAGCCCATAACGAAGTATCTGCAGCCCATGGAGTAAGAAATGTAGCTAATGACCACAAAGCAACACCCCATCCCATCACCACCTTACCACCATAATAATCCACCAGCGTCCCTCCCGCTATAGGTGAAATTAGGTATCCCCACAGGAAAGATGACTGCCACAAACATCATCCATCACTGAACAAGTAGAGAAAAATACGACTAGAAATAAAGATTTCCAGCTAGTTCTTTAGATAATTGCTTGGATAATTTGTCAACGTTAATCCAATTTGGCAGGGCTAATcctatagttatattttttaaaaaaaaaattaagcatactTGTATTTTTCGTTAAAGAaacaattaactaaaattattctACGTTTCTAAGTAGCTGGGATGGCAAATTCAAGTTTGAGaagatacataaataaataaaacacaaaaaaaaattataacctgAACAACACCAGAGAAGGATCGGCTCCAACCATGAGCAAGAGACAAAGGTACAATCGCCACCGACATGACCACACGATCAGCATTACATAGAGCCAGTGCCAGAGCAAGCATCGACACCACTTTAATCCTCTCTGATGTTATAAACTCTCTAAAACTCGGCGCCTTCGGCTCGCAATCTTCGTTTAACGAACCGAACTGTGCGTCGTTCGACGAAACCCTAACTCGCAAGGACGGGACTGTACGAAATTCGACTGAGCCATTGAATCGTGGTTGAGTTGGGATCGAACTCGGTGAAAATGAAACGGTTCTAGAGCAGTTTTGGATTGAGGAGTTAACGAAACGAGAGGGTTGGAGCTTGAAACGCGCGGATTTATGATTTTGAAGTGGAATTAGAGAGTGGGTGCGAATTGGCTGTCTGAGAGGGAGCGAAGAGTTCATTTTTTTTGAGCGACCGCTGCTGACAAACGCGACACGAGCCGGCCAGATAGTATCTGTACCGTTGAGAGTTGTGAAATGACTGGAA is a window encoding:
- the LOC7468011 gene encoding probable anion transporter 4, chloroplastic is translated as MNSSLPLRQPIRTHSLIPLQNHKSARFKLQPSRFVNSSIQNCSRTVSFSPSSIPTQPRFNGSVEFRTVPSLRVRVSSNDAQFGSLNEDCEPKAPSFREFITSERIKVVSMLALALALCNADRVVMSVAIVPLSLAHGWSRSFSGVVQSSFLWGYLISPIAGGTLVDYYGGKVVMGWGVALWSLATFLTPWAADTSLWALLATRAMLGIAEGVALPCMNNMIARWFPQTERARAVGIAMAGFQFGNAIGLMLSPILMSKGGIFGPFVIFGLSGFLWVLVWLSAISSTPDRSSQISKYELEYILNKGWKSFPMENKPKTNRIIPPFRRLLSKMPTWSLIIANAMHSWGFFVILSWMPIYFNTIYHVDLKQAAWFSAVPWSVMGFMGYFGGTWSDMLIRSGISVTLTRKIMQSIGFFGPGIALIGLTTARNPFLASAWLTIAVGLKSFSHSGFLVNLQEIAPRYSGVLHGISNTAGTLAAIVGTVGAGFFVELVGSFRGFLLLTSLLYFLAALFYNIFSTGERVNFDETGP